A region of the Candidatus Aminicenantes bacterium genome:
CGCTCCTATTATACCCCGGCCGGACGGGTTGCGCGCCGGGCGATTTTCAGATAAAATACATATTCCCGATAGGTTATTTAAAGTCAGACCGCTAAAAGTCAGAGGCGAAAGGACATCCTCATGGGCCGCCATAAAAATCCGATCTGGGCCTCCTGGGATCCCGGGACGCGATCGAGACCGTCCTGGCTACCGGCCGGATCGTGGGCGACAAGACGATTCCGCTCTCATTCAACCGGGCGGGCCGCGTCGCCGACGAGCTCATCGTCGACGGCGACCGGGTCAAAGTCGGCCAGCCGCTCATGCGCCAGGAGAGCGCAGTCGAGGAGACGACCCTGGCCCAGCGCCGGACCGTCCTGGCCGTCGCCCGCCTCAACCTGGACAAGCTCGGCACAGTCGACCTGCGGGATCAGGAGCAAAAGGTCCGCCAGGCCAAGGCCACGGCCTCCTACGCGACGGACTTCTTCACCCGCCAGTCCGAGCTCATGGCCCAGAAGTCCATCCCGCGGCTTCAATACGACCAGGCCAAACGGGACAAGGAGCTGGCCGAGGCCGGCCTCGAGTCGGCAGCGAACCAGCTCCGGGCGCTCCAGACCACGCTCAAGACCCTGGCCGAGCTCCAGGTCGCCCAAGCCGAGAACGACCTGCGCCGGGCCGAGATCGACCTGCGGGAAATCGTTCTGCGGGCTCCCTTCGACGGCCGGATCGTCGAGCATGTCGCTCACAAGGGCGAGTTCGTGACGGGCGGCCAGAAGGTCATCACGTTCATCCCGGCTTCGCCCCGAACCTACCTGGAAATCCAGGTCGACGAAGCCAGCTTCGGCCGGTTGGCTTTGGGCCAGAAGGCCGTGGTCTCCTCCCCCGCCTTCCCCGGCCGAACCTATCCCGCTGCAGTCGAGCGGATCGCCCCGATCGTCGACACCCAGCGCGGCACCTTCGCCCTCCGCCTGATCATGGACTCCGCCTTCGACGAGCTTCTGCCTGAATCCTCGGTCTCGGTCCAGATCATGGTCGGCGAGGCCAAGAACGCCCTTCTGCTGGAACAGCGCTTTCTCATCCGCGAATGGGCCGCCGCCTTCGCCTTCACTGCCGTCGACGGCAAAGCCCGCCGCAAAGCCGTGACCGTGGAAGACCTCGGCAACGGCCTCTTCGGCATCAAGGCCGGGCTGAGGGCGGGCGACGTCGTGCTCCTGCCGCAGGGACTCAAGGACGGCGCCAGGGTCAAGCCGATCCCCGACGCCAAGTGACCATGTTCAGCCTGTCCGTTGCCTTCCGCTTCCTGAAAGAGGGCCGCATGCAGACCGCCCTCATCCTGATCGGCATCACTCTGGGCATCGCCGTCCAGGTCTTCCTCAACGCCCTGATCGTGGACCTCCAGCGGAGCCTGGTCGACGATACGGTCGGCCGCTCGCCGCACATCACCGCCTCGATGCCCGATACGGTTCCGGCGGCCGGCTCGGCCGCCATCGAGGGACGCCCGGCCTTGTCCCGAGTGGTCACGAACGAGGGCGTCATCAAGCCCATCCGGGAGTGGCGGTCCCTCGAGGCTCAGCTGTCCAAGCTCGGCGCCTTTAAGGTCATCAACCCCGTGGCCCAGGGCTCGGGATTTATCCTGCAGGGCGAAAAGACCTTGCCCGTCATCTTGCGCGGGTTCGATCTGGAGCGGGCCGACAAGCTTTATGACATCCGCCGCCGGCTCGTCGCCGGACGCTACGAGGTCGGGGGCAACGGCATCTTGATCGGCCGGGCCCTGGCCGACAAGCTGCGGACGGAAGTCGGCAAATCCCTGCGCCTCACTGTTCCCAGCGGCGCCACCGACATCTTCCCGATCAACGGCATCTTCGACCTCAAGAACCAAGTCCTCAACGAGACCTGGGTGATCGCTTCCCTCAGCCGGGCCCAGATCCTGTTCGGGCTCGATCAAGGACTGACCCATCTAGAGCTCCAAGTCCCCGACGTCTTCGGCGCCGAGAGCTGGGCGGAAAACCTGCGCCGAAGCTTCCCCGGCCTTAAATGGCTGAGCTGGCAGGAGGCTAACGCCGACCTTCTGGCCGCGCTGCAAGGCCAGGGCTCGTCCTCTTATATCATCCAGCTCTTCGTCCTGCTCTCGGTCACCCTGGCCATCGCCTCGGTCCTGGCCATTTCGGTCGTCCAGCGCTCCCGCCAGATCGGCATCCTCAAAGCGCTGGGCATGAAGACGCGCCAGGTGGGCCGCATCTTTATTATCCAAGGGGCCGTCCTGGGATTCGTCGGATCGATCGTCGGCAGCCTAGCCGGCTGGGGCCTCGTCGAAATCTTCGTCTCGATCCAGAAGGCCAACAACGCGGCCAGCCTGACCTCCATCCCGGTTAAGCTCGGGGCCGTCGTCCTGTCCGTCGCCATCGCCACCGCGGCCGGGACGCTGGCCGCCTTCGTGCCGGCCCGGCGGGCCGCTCGGCTCAATCCGATCGAGGTGATCCGCAATGGCTGATATCGAGCTGCGGAACCTCGGCAAAGTCTACGGGACGACGGTGAAGACGACGGCGCTTCACGGCGTCGATCTGGCCGTCAAGACCGGCGAGTATATGGCCATCATCGGCCGCTCGGGGTCCGGCAAGAGCACCCTGCTCAACATCATCGGCACCCTGGACCGGCCGACGACGGGACAGCTGCTCATCGACGGACGCGACCTGTTCACCGCGGACGACGACGCGCTGGCCGATTTCCGCAACCGAACCCTGGGCTTCATCTTTCAGTTCCACTACCTGCTGCCCGAGTTCAACGCCCTGGAGAACGTGCTTCTGCCCTATCGCATATCGCACGCCCGGGCCGATGCCGCCGCCGTCAAACGGGCCAAAGATCTCATCGAAATCGTCGGCGTCGGCCCGCGCCTATACAACCGGGCCAATAACCTCTCGGGCGGCGAACAGCAGCGGATCGCCATCGCCCGCTCGCTCGTCAACTCCCCCCGCATCATCCTGGCGGACGAGCCGACGGGCAACCTCGACAGCGAAACCAGCGAATCGGTCAAGGATCTCTTGCGCCGGATCAACCGGGAATTCCAAACGACCTTCATCATCGTCACCCACGATCGGCACATCGCCGCCGGTTGCGATCGGGTCGTGGAGATCGAGGACGGCGCCGTCAAGCGCGACTTCCGAACCGCCGAGCTGAGCGAGGACGAAAACTGGGAACGCTTGGCGCCTTGCAACTGCCGGGAGAAAGTCCAGGGGCGCCTGCCCGAAGTGCCTGCCGCCTAGAACACAAGGGCCGCCGCGGCGAAGATCGCGGCGTCGGCGCGGAACAGCCCGAACTTGGCCGGCGTCTCGGGCGGTGCATGGTCCGTTATTCCACCCGATCGGCGCCCGGAAGGACAACCTCGCTTCCGGCGCACTAGAGCGGCGAACGGGCCGCGGGAAATTGGGAATTGCGTATACTGTCCCCCTATTCTTGTGCTATAAGGACGGCAAGAAAGGAGCGCCGCATGAAAGCCAAGTCCTCCCTCGTCCTCCTCATCCTCTTCGCCGGGCTCGCCGCGGCCTGCGTTTCCCCCCGGATCGTCCCGCTTCCGGCCAAGGGGCCGGAGATCAGCATCATTCCCAAGCCCGTCTCGGCCGTCCGTCAGCCGGGGAGCTTCGTCATTGCCGCGAACACCCGGATCACGATTCCGGCCGCCGACTTGGAAGCCGAGGGAGTCGGACGCTATCTGGCCGAACGCCTGCATTCCGCTTTCGGCCTGGATCTCCCCATAACCGACGGCGCGCCCGTCGAGCCGCAGCAGGTCATCATCCTCCGGCGGAGCGATCGGCAGGATCTCGGCAGGGAGGGCTACGTCTTGTCGGTGACGCCGGCGGCGATCTCCATCGAAGCGCCGGAGGCCGGCGGGTTGTTCTACGGCGTCCAGTCGCTGTTCCAGCTCCTCCCCCCCGAGGCCTACGGCCGGGCCGTCGCGGCAGGCGCGGTCCCCGCTCTTCTGCCCTGCATCCGGATCGAGGACAAGCCCCGCCTGCCCTGGCGCGGCATGCTGTTGGACTGTTCGCGGCACTTCTTTTCCAAGGAGTTCATCAAGAGCTACCTCGATTATCTGGCCATGCACAAGATGAACACTTTCCACTGGCATCTGACCGATGATCAGGGCTGGCGGCTCGAGATTAAAAAATACCCTTTGTTGACCGAGGTCGGCGCCTGGCGGGTCGATCGCGAGGATAAGAACTGGAACAGCCGGCCGCCGCAGGCAGCCGGGGAGAAGGCCACCTTGGGAGGCTACTACACCCAGGCCGACGTCCGCGAGATCGTGGCCTTTGCCGCCAGCCGGCATATCACCGTGGTCCCGGAGATCGAGATGCCCGGCCATTGCCTGGCCGCCTTGGCCGCTTATCCCCAGCTTTCCTGCAGCGGCGGCCCCTTCACCGTTCCGCCCGGCGGCGTCTGGCCGATCAAGGACGTCTATTGCCCGGGCAACGACGAGACCTTCGACTTCCTGCAGGACGTCCTGACCGAGGTCATCGAGCTGTTCCCCGGCCAAGTCATCCACATCGGCGGCGACGAGGTCGATAAATCGAACTGGAAGCTCTGCCCGAAGTGCCAGGCCCGGATGAAGGCAGAGGGCCTGAAGAGTGAGGAGGAGCTCCAAAGCTGGTTCGTCCGCCGCATCGAGGCCTTCCTCAACGCCCGCGGCAAGACGCTGATGGGTTGGGACGAGATCCTGGAAGGCGGGCTAGCCCCCAACGCCTCGGTCATGTCCTGGCGCGGGATGGAAGGCGGCATCGCCGCGGCCAAGGCCAAGCACGCCGTGGTCATGACGCCCACCTCGTACTGCTACTTCGATTATTATC
Encoded here:
- a CDS encoding efflux RND transporter periplasmic adaptor subunit; translated protein: MGDKTIPLSFNRAGRVADELIVDGDRVKVGQPLMRQESAVEETTLAQRRTVLAVARLNLDKLGTVDLRDQEQKVRQAKATASYATDFFTRQSELMAQKSIPRLQYDQAKRDKELAEAGLESAANQLRALQTTLKTLAELQVAQAENDLRRAEIDLREIVLRAPFDGRIVEHVAHKGEFVTGGQKVITFIPASPRTYLEIQVDEASFGRLALGQKAVVSSPAFPGRTYPAAVERIAPIVDTQRGTFALRLIMDSAFDELLPESSVSVQIMVGEAKNALLLEQRFLIREWAAAFAFTAVDGKARRKAVTVEDLGNGLFGIKAGLRAGDVVLLPQGLKDGARVKPIPDAK
- a CDS encoding FtsX-like permease family protein — its product is MFSLSVAFRFLKEGRMQTALILIGITLGIAVQVFLNALIVDLQRSLVDDTVGRSPHITASMPDTVPAAGSAAIEGRPALSRVVTNEGVIKPIREWRSLEAQLSKLGAFKVINPVAQGSGFILQGEKTLPVILRGFDLERADKLYDIRRRLVAGRYEVGGNGILIGRALADKLRTEVGKSLRLTVPSGATDIFPINGIFDLKNQVLNETWVIASLSRAQILFGLDQGLTHLELQVPDVFGAESWAENLRRSFPGLKWLSWQEANADLLAALQGQGSSSYIIQLFVLLSVTLAIASVLAISVVQRSRQIGILKALGMKTRQVGRIFIIQGAVLGFVGSIVGSLAGWGLVEIFVSIQKANNAASLTSIPVKLGAVVLSVAIATAAGTLAAFVPARRAARLNPIEVIRNG
- a CDS encoding ABC transporter ATP-binding protein gives rise to the protein MADIELRNLGKVYGTTVKTTALHGVDLAVKTGEYMAIIGRSGSGKSTLLNIIGTLDRPTTGQLLIDGRDLFTADDDALADFRNRTLGFIFQFHYLLPEFNALENVLLPYRISHARADAAAVKRAKDLIEIVGVGPRLYNRANNLSGGEQQRIAIARSLVNSPRIILADEPTGNLDSETSESVKDLLRRINREFQTTFIIVTHDRHIAAGCDRVVEIEDGAVKRDFRTAELSEDENWERLAPCNCREKVQGRLPEVPAA
- a CDS encoding family 20 glycosylhydrolase, whose translation is MKAKSSLVLLILFAGLAAACVSPRIVPLPAKGPEISIIPKPVSAVRQPGSFVIAANTRITIPAADLEAEGVGRYLAERLHSAFGLDLPITDGAPVEPQQVIILRRSDRQDLGREGYVLSVTPAAISIEAPEAGGLFYGVQSLFQLLPPEAYGRAVAAGAVPALLPCIRIEDKPRLPWRGMLLDCSRHFFSKEFIKSYLDYLAMHKMNTFHWHLTDDQGWRLEIKKYPLLTEVGAWRVDREDKNWNSRPPQAAGEKATLGGYYTQADVREIVAFAASRHITVVPEIEMPGHCLAALAAYPQLSCSGGPFTVPPGGVWPIKDVYCPGNDETFDFLQDVLTEVIELFPGQVIHIGGDEVDKSNWKLCPKCQARMKAEGLKSEEELQSWFVRRIEAFLNARGKTLMGWDEILEGGLAPNASVMSWRGMEGGIAAAKAKHAVVMTPTSYCYFDYYQGDPSREPQGIGGYVPLSKVYAFEPVPAALTAEEGRFIIGAQGNLWTEFVATPAHAEYMTFPRIAAMAEAGWSAPEGRSWEDFLARMVSQFRRYDRLGVSYARSIYAVKIAPAAAPDPRGLALTMTCESFRPDIRYTLDGTSPKADSPPYTGPLTVTKSAVIKAGVFAGGRLQGPVSETRFLAHLALGKTPRLQFAFKPRYDG